A region of the Ruficoccus amylovorans genome:
CGGCGGCTTCACGCCCAGCCCTTCAGCCCGGCGTACCTTTTGTACCAGCTTGCGGCTGACCTGCCAGCCTTCGTTGGCCAGCAGCGCTCGTACGCGACGATAACCGTAGCGCGGGTTGGTCCGGCTCACCGCGATGATCGCACGCACGAGGCGAACCATCTTGTCGGTGGCGGTTTTAGCCCGGTAGCAGAAGCTCGACCAGTGCAGACGAAGATACCGACAGGCGGCCCGTAACGAGCACGTTCCCGACTCGGCCACCTCGCGCACCGCTTCGCGCTTGTGCCCCGGGCTTACCATTTTTTTGCGTTTACCTGCTCCAGTACTTTGATGTTCAAAAGCTGGTCGGCCACCAGTTTCTTCAGCTCGGCGTTCTCGCGCTCAAGCTCCTTCAGACGCTTCACATCGCGCAGCTCCATCTGTCCGTACTTGCTCTTCCAACGATGGAAGCTCG
Encoded here:
- a CDS encoding transposase, which codes for MKRKRYTEEQIVALLREADEGRSVDDVCREHNVSKASFHRWKSKYGQMELRDVKRLKELERENAELKKLVADQLLNIKVLEQVNAKKW